Proteins encoded within one genomic window of Thermoleophilaceae bacterium:
- a CDS encoding response regulator transcription factor → MVTHSPLKILVVDDESALREGLRQSFSREGHKVMAVSDGAAAIDRASTDQFDILLLDVALGMGPDGYEVCRALRARGNIVPIIMLTALDTEADAVLGLEAGADDYVTKPFGLAELRSRIRAVLRRADPLTHGSQVLRVGRVALDVARREVTRDGEPVELTFSEFELMATLMRSPGTLFGRQELLRAIWGDNAYRDPRAIDVHVRHLREKLEENPAAPTLLITVRGAGYRLNCA, encoded by the coding sequence GTGGTCACGCACTCGCCGCTGAAGATCCTCGTGGTCGATGACGAATCGGCCCTCAGGGAGGGCCTCCGGCAGTCGTTCTCCCGGGAGGGGCACAAGGTGATGGCGGTGTCCGACGGCGCCGCGGCGATCGACCGCGCGAGCACCGATCAGTTCGACATCCTGCTGCTCGACGTCGCGCTCGGCATGGGACCGGACGGCTACGAGGTCTGCCGGGCACTGCGTGCGCGGGGCAACATCGTCCCGATCATCATGCTCACCGCGCTCGACACCGAGGCGGACGCGGTGCTCGGCCTCGAAGCGGGAGCCGACGACTACGTGACCAAGCCGTTCGGCCTCGCGGAGCTCAGAAGCCGCATCCGCGCCGTTCTGCGCAGGGCCGATCCGCTCACCCACGGCAGCCAGGTGCTGAGAGTGGGCCGGGTGGCGCTCGACGTCGCCCGCCGCGAGGTCACCCGCGACGGCGAGCCGGTGGAGCTCACCTTCTCGGAGTTCGAGCTGATGGCCACGCTCATGCGCTCTCCCGGCACGCTGTTCGGCCGGCAGGAGCTGCTCCGCGCGATCTGGGGCGACAACGCCTACCGCGACCCGCGCGCGATCGACGTGCACGTGCGTCACCTGCGCGAGAAGCTCGAGGAGAACCCGGCGGCTCCCACGCTCCTGATCACAGTCCGCGGCGCCGGATACCGGCTGAATTGCGCCTGA